In one window of Dyella thiooxydans DNA:
- the speE gene encoding polyamine aminopropyltransferase: protein MSQQPSWFTEAHQASGSSIGFRVEKQLHAEKTPFQTIEIHQTTDWGNLMVIDGCVMLTSRDNFLYHEMMTHPALFTHARAKRVVIIGGGDCGTLREVLKHEEVEKATQVEIDERVTRLAEQYFPELCESNNDPRAELLFIDGIKYMAEAEPESLDLIIVDSTDPVGPAEGLFNAAFYASCYKALRHGGILVQQSESPLAHIELIKSMRAAMRTAGFSAVKTLPFPQPCYPTGWWSCTMVRKGGELSGFRERGAAAKNFATRYYNAEIHKAALAQPEFMREALGE from the coding sequence ATGTCGCAGCAACCCAGCTGGTTCACCGAAGCCCACCAGGCCTCCGGCTCCTCCATCGGTTTTCGCGTGGAGAAGCAGCTGCACGCCGAGAAGACCCCGTTCCAGACCATCGAGATCCACCAGACCACCGACTGGGGCAACCTGATGGTGATCGACGGCTGCGTGATGCTGACCAGCCGCGACAACTTCCTCTACCACGAGATGATGACCCACCCGGCGCTGTTCACCCACGCCCGCGCCAAGCGCGTGGTGATCATCGGCGGCGGCGACTGCGGCACCCTGCGCGAGGTGCTCAAGCACGAGGAAGTGGAGAAGGCCACCCAGGTGGAGATCGACGAGCGCGTGACCCGCCTCGCCGAGCAGTACTTCCCGGAGCTGTGCGAGTCCAACAACGACCCGCGCGCCGAGCTGCTGTTCATCGACGGCATCAAGTACATGGCCGAGGCGGAGCCGGAATCGCTGGACCTGATCATCGTCGACTCGACCGACCCGGTCGGCCCGGCCGAAGGCCTGTTCAACGCCGCGTTCTACGCCAGCTGCTACAAGGCGCTGCGGCACGGCGGCATTCTGGTGCAGCAGTCGGAGTCGCCGCTGGCGCACATCGAGCTGATCAAGTCGATGCGGGCCGCGATGCGCACCGCCGGCTTCAGCGCGGTGAAGACCCTGCCGTTCCCGCAGCCGTGCTACCCGACCGGCTGGTGGAGCTGCACCATGGTGCGCAAGGGCGGCGAGCTGTCCGGCTTCCGCGAGCGCGGCGCGGCGGCCAAGAACTTCGCCACCCGCTACTACAACGCCGAGATCCACAAGGCCGCGCTGGCGCAGCCGGAGTTCATGCGCGAGGCACTGGGCGAGTAA